The following are encoded in a window of Streptomyces sp. Go-475 genomic DNA:
- a CDS encoding glycosyl hydrolase family 65 protein, with protein sequence MIAQRAYGVEPWTVRETELDLDVLAQSESVFALSNGHVGWRGNLDEGEPHGLPGSYLNGVHELHPLPYAEAGYGYPESGQTSINVTNGKVLRLLVDDEPFDLRYGRLVTHERTLDLRRGVLERVCEWTSPAGSTVRVRSTRLVSLTQRAIAAVAYEVEPVDSRTRVVVQSELVANESLPEPDGDPRAARALKSPLEPEEDLASGSRLRLVHRTRRSGLRVAVAADHTVTGPERTTTSSESNVDVARLTITSVLEPGERLRVEKLVAHGWSGARSRPAMSDQVEAALAAAAHSGWWGLLKDQRAYLDDFWARADVEIDGDEEIQQAVRFALFHVLQAGARAEQRAIPAKGLTGSGYDGHAFWDTEAFVLPLLTHTAPDAAAEALRWRLDTLPAARERAAQLGLRGAAFPWRTIEGSEGSAYWPAGTAAFHVGADIADAVVRYVAVTGDEDFEREVGVELLVETARLWRSLGHHDDRGVFHIDGVTGPDEYSAIADDNTYTNLMARANLLAAADACKRHPDEAARLGADEEERAAWRDAAEAVHVPYNDELGVHEQHAGFTRYQRWDFERTSPDQYPLMLHFPYFDLYRKQVIKQADLVLAMYTCGSFFEEAFDNDAEEQIARNFAYYEPLTVRDSSLSACVQAVMAARTGHLDLACAYTAEAALMDLGDLEHNTRDGLHIASLAGTWMALVAGFGGMRCADGTLRFAPRLPERYSRLAFTVGFLGRCLRVELTAGQATYTLRSGAPLTIRHHGTELTVNQDAPVTRPVPPPVPRPAPNQPPHRAPNTR encoded by the coding sequence GTGATCGCACAGCGGGCGTACGGCGTCGAACCCTGGACCGTGCGCGAGACGGAGCTCGACCTGGACGTCCTGGCCCAGAGCGAGTCCGTGTTCGCCCTGTCCAACGGCCACGTCGGCTGGCGCGGCAACCTCGACGAGGGCGAACCCCACGGCCTGCCCGGCTCCTACCTCAACGGCGTCCACGAACTGCACCCGCTGCCCTACGCCGAGGCCGGCTACGGCTATCCCGAGTCCGGCCAGACGTCGATCAACGTCACCAACGGCAAGGTGCTGCGCCTCCTGGTCGACGACGAGCCGTTCGACCTGCGCTACGGGCGGCTCGTCACCCACGAGCGCACCCTGGACCTGCGCCGGGGCGTGCTGGAGCGGGTCTGCGAGTGGACCTCCCCGGCCGGCTCGACCGTCCGGGTGCGCTCCACCCGGCTGGTCTCCCTCACCCAGCGGGCGATCGCCGCCGTGGCCTACGAGGTGGAGCCCGTCGACAGCCGGACCCGGGTCGTCGTCCAGTCGGAGCTGGTCGCCAACGAGAGCCTGCCCGAGCCGGACGGCGACCCGCGTGCCGCCCGGGCGCTGAAGTCGCCGCTGGAGCCGGAGGAGGACCTCGCCTCGGGCAGCAGGCTGCGCCTGGTCCACCGCACCCGCCGCAGCGGCCTCAGGGTCGCGGTCGCCGCCGACCACACCGTGACCGGCCCCGAACGGACCACCACGAGCAGCGAGAGCAACGTCGACGTCGCCCGGCTGACCATCACCTCCGTCCTGGAGCCGGGGGAGCGGCTGCGGGTGGAGAAACTGGTCGCCCACGGCTGGTCCGGCGCCCGCTCCCGGCCCGCGATGAGCGACCAGGTCGAGGCCGCGCTGGCGGCGGCCGCGCACAGCGGCTGGTGGGGCCTCCTGAAGGACCAGCGGGCCTACCTCGACGACTTCTGGGCGCGCGCCGACGTCGAGATCGACGGCGACGAGGAGATCCAGCAGGCCGTCCGCTTCGCCCTCTTCCACGTCCTGCAGGCCGGGGCCCGTGCCGAACAGCGCGCCATCCCCGCCAAGGGACTCACCGGCTCCGGCTACGACGGCCACGCCTTCTGGGACACCGAGGCGTTCGTCCTGCCGCTGCTGACCCACACCGCGCCGGACGCCGCCGCCGAGGCGCTGCGCTGGCGCCTCGACACCCTGCCCGCCGCCCGGGAACGCGCGGCCCAGCTCGGCCTGCGCGGCGCCGCGTTCCCCTGGCGCACCATCGAGGGCTCGGAAGGCTCCGCCTACTGGCCGGCCGGCACGGCGGCCTTCCACGTCGGGGCCGACATCGCCGACGCCGTGGTGCGGTACGTGGCGGTCACCGGCGACGAGGACTTCGAACGCGAGGTCGGCGTGGAGCTGCTGGTGGAGACCGCCCGCCTGTGGCGCTCCCTCGGCCACCACGACGACCGGGGCGTCTTCCACATCGACGGCGTCACCGGCCCCGACGAGTACAGCGCGATCGCCGACGACAACACCTACACCAACCTCATGGCCCGGGCGAACCTGCTGGCCGCCGCCGACGCCTGCAAACGCCACCCCGACGAGGCGGCACGGCTCGGCGCCGACGAGGAGGAGCGCGCCGCCTGGCGGGACGCCGCCGAGGCCGTGCACGTCCCCTACAACGACGAACTCGGCGTGCACGAACAGCACGCCGGCTTCACCCGCTACCAGCGCTGGGACTTCGAGCGCACGAGCCCGGACCAGTACCCGCTGATGCTCCACTTCCCCTACTTCGACCTGTACCGCAAGCAGGTGATCAAGCAGGCGGACCTGGTGCTGGCGATGTACACCTGCGGCAGCTTCTTCGAGGAGGCCTTCGACAACGACGCCGAGGAGCAGATCGCCCGCAACTTCGCCTACTACGAGCCGCTGACCGTGCGGGACTCCTCCCTGTCCGCCTGCGTCCAGGCCGTCATGGCCGCCCGGACCGGACACCTCGACCTGGCCTGCGCCTACACGGCCGAGGCCGCGCTGATGGACCTCGGCGACCTGGAGCACAACACCCGCGACGGACTGCACATCGCCTCGCTGGCCGGCACCTGGATGGCGCTGGTCGCCGGGTTCGGCGGCATGCGGTGCGCCGACGGCACCCTGCGGTTCGCCCCGCGCCTGCCCGAGCGGTACAGCCGGCTGGCCTTCACGGTCGGGTTCCTCGGCCGGTGCCTGCGCGTGGAGCTGACCGCCGGTCAGGCCACGTACACCCTGCGCTCCGGAGCGCCCCTGACGATCCGTCACCACGGCACCGAGCTGACGGTGAACCAGGACGCCCCCGTCACCCGGCCCGTCCCCCCGCCGGTCCCTCGCCCGGCCCCGAACCAGCCCCCGCACCGGGCCCCGAACACCCGCTGA
- a CDS encoding beta-phosphoglucomutase family hydrolase: MTQLGLPDDIHACLFDLDGVVTRTAVVHAAAWKEMFDAFLRDRDGEDFRPFDAADYDEYVDGRPRADGVRTFLASRGIDLPDGDPDDPPGAGTVHGLGNRKNELVLEKIRTDGVEAYEGTLRYLEVVRAHGLSTAIVSSSANCRDVLRSIGAEHFFDVRIDGVVAAQRELPGKPHPDTFLAAAEDLGVEPARCAVFEDALAGMDAGRAGRFGYVVGVDRVGQGDALYAHGADIVVKDLADLGETK, encoded by the coding sequence ATGACGCAGCTCGGCCTACCCGACGACATCCACGCCTGCCTCTTCGACCTCGACGGCGTCGTCACCCGGACGGCCGTCGTGCACGCGGCCGCCTGGAAGGAGATGTTCGACGCCTTCCTGCGCGACCGGGACGGCGAGGACTTCCGGCCGTTCGACGCGGCCGACTACGACGAGTACGTCGACGGCCGGCCGCGCGCCGACGGCGTGCGCACCTTCCTCGCCTCCCGCGGCATCGACCTGCCCGACGGCGACCCGGACGACCCACCCGGCGCCGGGACGGTGCACGGCCTCGGCAACCGCAAGAACGAGCTGGTCCTGGAGAAGATCCGCACCGACGGCGTCGAGGCCTACGAGGGCACCCTGCGCTACCTGGAGGTGGTCCGCGCCCACGGGCTGAGCACCGCGATCGTCTCCTCCAGCGCCAACTGCCGCGACGTACTGCGCTCGATCGGCGCCGAGCACTTCTTCGACGTGCGGATCGACGGCGTGGTCGCCGCCCAGCGCGAGCTGCCCGGCAAACCGCACCCCGACACCTTCCTGGCCGCCGCCGAGGACCTCGGCGTCGAACCGGCCCGGTGCGCCGTCTTCGAGGACGCCCTCGCCGGCATGGACGCGGGCCGCGCGGGCCGGTTCGGCTACGTCGTCGGAGTCGACCGCGTCGGGCAGGGCGACGCCCTGTACGCGCACGGCGCAGACATCGTGGTGAAGGACCTCGCCGACCTGGGGGAGACCAAGTGA
- the prcB gene encoding proteasome subunit beta — protein MASGDHAGRLGEEFFTPGSSSFTEFLAAHRPELLSTRRVLPDGVRAQDAPHGTTVLALTYGDGVLIAGDRRATMGNLIARRDLEKVHPADDHTAVAFAGSVGLALDLVKLYQVELNHFEKIEGVPMTLTAKATRLATMIRNNLGQAMQGLAVVPLLAGYDPAAPEGGRGRIFGFDVAGGRYEKHGFHAEGSGSPYARGALKKLFRPGLSRREAALAALQALYDAADDDSATGGPDLTRRIYPVVSVITGDGFERLSEAETEALSREMVEQRRGRPDGPNAGV, from the coding sequence ATGGCGTCGGGCGACCACGCGGGGCGGCTGGGGGAGGAGTTCTTCACTCCGGGCTCCTCGTCCTTCACGGAGTTCCTGGCGGCCCACCGCCCGGAGCTGCTGAGCACCCGCCGCGTCCTCCCGGACGGCGTCCGCGCCCAGGACGCCCCGCACGGCACGACCGTGCTGGCCCTGACCTACGGCGACGGCGTGCTGATCGCGGGGGACCGGCGGGCGACGATGGGCAACCTGATCGCGCGGCGGGACCTGGAGAAGGTGCACCCCGCCGACGACCACACCGCGGTCGCCTTCGCCGGCTCCGTCGGCCTCGCGCTGGACCTGGTGAAGCTCTACCAGGTCGAGCTGAATCACTTCGAGAAGATCGAGGGCGTCCCCATGACCCTCACCGCGAAGGCGACCCGGCTGGCCACCATGATCCGGAACAACCTGGGCCAGGCCATGCAGGGCCTCGCGGTCGTCCCGCTGCTCGCCGGCTACGATCCCGCGGCCCCCGAGGGCGGGCGGGGCCGCATCTTCGGCTTCGACGTCGCCGGCGGACGCTACGAGAAGCACGGCTTCCACGCCGAGGGCTCCGGCTCGCCGTACGCCCGGGGCGCGCTGAAGAAGCTGTTCCGGCCCGGCCTGTCCCGGCGGGAGGCGGCCCTGGCGGCTCTGCAGGCGCTGTACGACGCGGCGGACGACGACTCCGCGACCGGCGGCCCCGACCTCACGCGCCGCATCTACCCGGTCGTGTCCGTCATCACCGGGGACGGCTTCGAGCGGCTGTCGGAGGCGGAGACGGAGGCGCTCAGCCGGGAGATGGTCGAGCAGCGCCGTGGCCGGCCGGACGGGCCGAACGCCGGGGTGTGA
- a CDS encoding SgcJ/EcaC family oxidoreductase yields the protein MSDDETRIRALITHWAESVHRGDLDGVLADHAEDLVMYDVPPPHEGIHGLAAYRAAWPPFFEWQAQGARFEIDTLDVTAGADTAYAHALLRCGTPEELAERPTLRLRLTFGLRKEHGRWLVAHEHHSFPHD from the coding sequence GTGTCCGACGACGAAACACGGATCCGCGCGTTGATCACCCACTGGGCCGAGTCCGTCCACCGGGGCGACCTCGACGGCGTCCTCGCCGACCACGCCGAGGACCTCGTCATGTACGACGTCCCGCCGCCCCACGAGGGCATCCACGGACTGGCCGCCTACCGCGCCGCGTGGCCGCCGTTCTTCGAGTGGCAGGCCCAGGGCGCGCGCTTCGAGATCGACACCCTCGACGTCACCGCCGGCGCCGACACCGCCTACGCCCACGCGCTGCTGCGCTGCGGCACCCCCGAGGAACTGGCCGAACGCCCCACGCTGCGCCTGCGCCTGACGTTCGGCCTGCGCAAGGAGCACGGCCGCTGGCTGGTGGCGCACGAGCACCACTCCTTCCCGCACGACTGA
- a CDS encoding GNAT family N-acetyltransferase, translating into MTDPVIRALDASDAALFDTLPDPLGAREGHRLTRHRPDWKRVALRDGRVVARGAWWGGPDDTEPVNVNWFDVAEGEEAAGAALLRSAPWQVDLELNLPAGWRDDPALRTAAETRFTAARMAGYDLLVERLLYRWTPDHGLPERPGRLEFRAEPDDAVFFEALRRIHSVTLDAHALKAIAQGGLDRAAQEELDFFHWCPSPRAWWQVAYTPGGEMAGIHIPAHNPSGPCIGFIGVLPDQRGHGYAYDLLAECTHFLVARGAEFVAAATDQGNFPMAANFTKAGYPVVKERLDFQPARARAC; encoded by the coding sequence ATGACCGATCCGGTCATCCGCGCGCTCGACGCGAGCGACGCCGCACTCTTCGACACCCTGCCCGACCCGCTGGGCGCCCGTGAGGGCCACCGGCTGACCCGGCACCGCCCCGACTGGAAGCGCGTGGCGCTGCGCGACGGCCGGGTCGTCGCCCGCGGCGCCTGGTGGGGCGGGCCCGACGACACCGAGCCCGTCAACGTCAACTGGTTCGACGTGGCGGAAGGCGAGGAGGCGGCGGGCGCCGCGCTCCTGCGCTCCGCCCCCTGGCAGGTCGACCTGGAGCTGAACCTGCCCGCGGGCTGGCGCGACGACCCGGCCCTGCGCACCGCGGCCGAGACCCGCTTCACCGCCGCCCGCATGGCCGGCTACGACCTCCTCGTCGAACGCCTCCTGTACCGCTGGACCCCCGACCACGGCCTGCCCGAGCGGCCCGGGCGCCTGGAGTTCCGCGCCGAACCGGACGACGCCGTGTTCTTCGAAGCGCTGCGCCGCATCCACTCCGTCACCCTGGACGCCCACGCGCTCAAGGCCATCGCGCAGGGCGGACTCGACCGGGCGGCCCAGGAGGAACTCGACTTCTTCCACTGGTGCCCCTCGCCCCGCGCGTGGTGGCAGGTCGCGTACACACCCGGGGGCGAGATGGCCGGCATCCACATCCCGGCCCACAACCCCTCCGGCCCGTGCATCGGCTTCATCGGCGTCCTGCCCGACCAGCGGGGCCACGGCTACGCCTACGACCTCCTGGCCGAGTGCACCCACTTCCTGGTCGCGCGGGGCGCGGAGTTCGTCGCCGCCGCCACGGACCAGGGCAACTTCCCCATGGCCGCGAACTTCACCAAGGCCGGCTACCCCGTGGTCAAGGAACGCCTCGACTTCCAGCCCGCGCGGGCACGGGCCTGCTGA
- a CDS encoding DUF5709 domain-containing protein, whose product MRPEPMADDAYQPTGTNEEQEDAAPLDLQDAVDERTYDDTLDEGYSPPEKPLGVTKRGTTAAEQHEGETLDERLSQEVPDVSAEPAGDGVGDTPDGDGEPVDPEAGTARAGRLVAPDEGAHPDTTKETVASDVGIDGGAAGAEEAAVHVVEDDGVLPDDSA is encoded by the coding sequence ATGCGCCCCGAACCGATGGCGGACGACGCGTACCAGCCCACCGGGACCAACGAGGAGCAGGAGGACGCCGCGCCGCTGGACCTCCAGGACGCCGTCGACGAACGGACCTACGACGACACCCTCGACGAGGGCTACTCCCCGCCGGAGAAGCCCCTGGGCGTCACCAAGCGCGGTACCACCGCCGCCGAGCAGCACGAGGGCGAGACCCTCGACGAACGGCTCTCCCAGGAGGTCCCCGACGTGTCCGCGGAACCGGCCGGGGACGGCGTGGGCGACACCCCCGACGGCGACGGCGAACCGGTGGACCCCGAGGCGGGCACCGCCCGCGCCGGCCGCCTGGTCGCCCCGGACGAGGGCGCCCACCCCGACACCACGAAGGAGACCGTCGCGTCCGACGTCGGCATCGACGGCGGAGCGGCCGGCGCGGAGGAGGCGGCGGTCCACGTCGTGGAGGACGACGGCGTCCTGCCCGACGACAGCGCGTAG
- a CDS encoding nucleoside/nucleotide kinase family protein, with protein sequence MPLTFDDLVRRARALPRDGRRAILGIAGSPGAGKSTLAEHLVRELNGTGDPWVAHVPMDGFHLADAELERLGRRDRKGAPDTFDAAGYAALLGRLRAQADDDTVYAPGFERVLEQPIAGAIPVPPTVRLVVTEGNYLLLETGAWARVRSRLDEVWFCELPEGERVRRLVARHEQFGKSHREAVEWVLRSDERNAELVAATRDRADLVVPGQALPERFPAPRR encoded by the coding sequence GTGCCGCTCACCTTCGACGACCTCGTCCGGCGCGCCCGGGCCCTCCCGCGGGACGGCCGACGCGCGATCCTCGGCATCGCCGGCAGCCCCGGCGCGGGCAAGTCGACGCTCGCCGAGCATCTGGTGCGGGAGCTGAACGGAACCGGCGACCCCTGGGTGGCGCACGTCCCGATGGACGGCTTCCACCTCGCCGACGCCGAACTGGAGCGGCTCGGCCGCCGGGACCGCAAGGGCGCGCCCGACACGTTCGACGCGGCCGGGTACGCGGCGCTGCTCGGGCGGCTGCGCGCCCAGGCGGACGACGACACGGTCTACGCGCCCGGCTTCGAGCGCGTCCTGGAGCAGCCGATCGCGGGGGCGATCCCGGTGCCGCCGACGGTCCGGCTGGTCGTCACGGAGGGCAACTACCTGCTGCTGGAGACCGGCGCCTGGGCCCGGGTCCGTTCCCGCCTCGACGAGGTGTGGTTCTGCGAACTCCCGGAGGGCGAGCGCGTCCGCCGGCTGGTCGCCCGGCACGAGCAGTTCGGCAAGTCCCACCGGGAGGCGGTGGAGTGGGTGCTGCGCTCGGACGAGCGCAACGCCGAGCTGGTCGCCGCGACCCGGGACCGGGCGGACCTGGTGGTGCCGGGGCAGGCGCTACCGGAACGTTTCCCCGCTCCGCGGCGATGA
- a CDS encoding PP2C family protein-serine/threonine phosphatase, translating into MSSARGRFRRAPDRGGRGWLRGAPPPGWARVLPSALLAGVCAAELISPEPLDIGFLLGAIPPLAVLAHGPAATAVLGALVLVVLSVPVFNLDAPGSTDLLTVCFVSVLSVLLSFVRSRRDAQLDTERAVAEAAQRAVVPPLPERVGPVRCAGLYRAAQRGTLVGGDFFDVRAGPYGVRAVMGDVQGHGLSAVATVASLLGAFREAVLDLPDPEAVAARLDRRMAVDSADEPHAELFATAVLLDFSPDARRVRIVACGQSGPLLLRDGRVVELDVEPCTPLGLGLAGAAPPRVVSVPLRTGDRLFLASDGVTEARDAGGAFYPLAERLPDLAHEDPAALAERVWADLVRYSPDVRDDVTMLVLAPCPRGGP; encoded by the coding sequence GTGAGCAGTGCGCGCGGCCGGTTCCGCCGGGCCCCCGACCGGGGCGGGCGCGGCTGGCTGCGCGGCGCGCCGCCGCCGGGGTGGGCGCGGGTGCTGCCGTCCGCGCTGCTGGCGGGCGTGTGCGCGGCGGAGCTGATCAGCCCGGAGCCGCTCGACATCGGCTTCTTGCTGGGCGCCATCCCGCCGCTGGCCGTCCTGGCGCACGGCCCGGCGGCCACGGCGGTGCTGGGCGCGCTGGTGCTGGTCGTGCTGAGCGTCCCGGTCTTCAACCTCGACGCCCCGGGCAGTACGGATTTACTGACCGTGTGCTTCGTCTCGGTCCTGAGCGTGCTGCTGTCGTTCGTGCGCAGCAGGCGGGACGCGCAGCTGGACACCGAGCGTGCGGTCGCCGAGGCCGCGCAGCGGGCCGTCGTGCCGCCGCTGCCGGAGCGGGTCGGGCCGGTGCGGTGCGCGGGGCTGTACCGGGCCGCGCAGCGCGGGACGCTGGTCGGGGGCGACTTCTTCGACGTCCGGGCGGGCCCTTACGGCGTGCGGGCGGTGATGGGTGATGTGCAGGGGCACGGGCTGTCGGCCGTCGCCACGGTCGCGTCGCTGCTGGGGGCCTTCCGGGAGGCGGTGCTGGACCTGCCCGACCCGGAGGCGGTGGCGGCCCGCCTCGACCGGAGGATGGCGGTGGACTCCGCGGACGAGCCGCATGCCGAGCTGTTCGCCACGGCGGTGCTGCTCGACTTCTCCCCCGACGCGCGCCGGGTGCGGATCGTCGCGTGCGGGCAGTCCGGCCCGCTGCTGCTGCGGGACGGGCGGGTCGTCGAGCTGGACGTCGAGCCGTGCACGCCGCTCGGGCTGGGCCTCGCCGGGGCCGCCCCGCCCCGGGTCGTCTCGGTGCCGCTGCGCACCGGTGACCGGCTCTTCCTCGCCTCCGACGGTGTCACCGAGGCCAGGGACGCCGGCGGGGCCTTCTATCCGCTGGCCGAGCGGCTGCCGGACCTCGCGCACGAGGACCCGGCCGCCCTGGCCGAGCGGGTGTGGGCCGACCTCGTCCGGTACAGCCCGGACGTGCGGGACGACGTCACGATGCTCGTGCTCGCGCCCTGCCCGCGGGGCGGGCCCTGA
- a CDS encoding chaplin has translation MRTRVTAAAGLACAALLAFGGTASADDGPVGIATHSPGVLSGNVIQIPIDVNANVCGNSINVVGLLNPAFGNECEIKD, from the coding sequence ATGCGTACACGTGTGACCGCCGCGGCCGGCCTGGCCTGCGCCGCCCTGCTGGCCTTCGGCGGTACGGCGAGCGCCGACGACGGCCCCGTCGGCATCGCCACCCACAGCCCCGGCGTTCTCTCCGGCAACGTCATCCAGATCCCGATCGACGTCAACGCCAACGTCTGCGGCAACTCGATCAACGTGGTCGGGCTGCTCAACCCGGCGTTCGGCAACGAGTGCGAGATCAAGGACTGA
- a CDS encoding HoxN/HupN/NixA family nickel/cobalt transporter: MTAAPESTPPLPAPAPAQRTARHRVRTSMTRREWTRVGGMAAFIVALHVIGWFVLVAIVAPEHHAIGTQTFGVGIGVTAYTLGMRHAFDADHIAAIDNTTRKLMGEGQRPLSVGFWFSLGHSSVVFALAFLLTLGVKTLAGPVRDDGSALHDVTGLIGTTVSGTFLYLIAAVNLVILAGIWKVFRAMRSGRYDEAALEEQLNSRGLMNRLLGRVMKSVSKPWHMYPLGLLFGLGFDTATEIALLVLAGSGAASGLPWYAILCLPVLFAAGMCLLDTIDGSFMNFAYGWAFSKPVRKVYYNLTITGLSVAVALLIGTVELLGLLADRFGLHGPFWDWISGLDLNVLGYVVVALFFATWAVALLVWKVARIEEKWSDGLRSPST; encoded by the coding sequence ATGACGGCCGCCCCTGAGTCCACTCCGCCCCTCCCCGCCCCGGCCCCCGCCCAGCGCACGGCCCGGCACCGCGTCCGCACCTCCATGACGCGGCGGGAGTGGACCAGGGTCGGGGGGATGGCCGCGTTCATCGTCGCCCTGCACGTGATCGGCTGGTTCGTCCTGGTCGCGATCGTCGCCCCCGAGCACCACGCCATCGGCACGCAGACCTTCGGCGTCGGCATCGGCGTGACCGCGTACACGCTCGGCATGCGGCACGCCTTCGACGCGGACCACATCGCCGCCATCGACAACACCACCCGCAAGCTGATGGGCGAGGGCCAGCGGCCGCTGTCGGTCGGCTTCTGGTTCTCCCTCGGCCACTCCAGCGTCGTCTTCGCCCTGGCCTTCCTGCTCACCCTCGGCGTGAAGACCCTGGCCGGGCCGGTCCGCGACGACGGCTCCGCGCTGCACGACGTCACCGGCCTGATCGGCACGACCGTCTCCGGGACGTTCCTCTACCTCATCGCGGCCGTCAACCTCGTGATCCTCGCGGGCATCTGGAAGGTGTTCCGCGCGATGCGCTCGGGCCGCTACGACGAGGCCGCCCTGGAGGAGCAGCTGAACAGCCGCGGCTTGATGAACCGCCTCCTGGGCCGCGTCATGAAGTCGGTCTCCAAGCCCTGGCACATGTACCCGCTGGGCCTGCTGTTCGGCCTCGGCTTCGACACCGCCACCGAGATCGCCCTGCTCGTCCTGGCCGGCTCCGGCGCCGCGTCCGGCCTGCCCTGGTACGCGATCCTGTGCCTGCCCGTGCTGTTCGCCGCCGGGATGTGCCTCCTGGACACCATCGACGGCTCCTTCATGAACTTCGCCTACGGCTGGGCGTTCTCCAAGCCGGTGCGCAAGGTCTACTACAACCTCACCATCACCGGCCTGTCCGTCGCCGTGGCCCTCCTCATCGGCACGGTCGAACTCCTCGGCCTCCTCGCCGACAGGTTCGGCCTGCACGGCCCCTTCTGGGACTGGATCTCCGGCCTCGACCTCAACGTCCTCGGGTACGTCGTCGTCGCCCTGTTCTTCGCGACCTGGGCGGTGGCGCTGCTGGTGTGGAAGGTCGCACGCATCGAGGAGAAGTGGTCGGACGGCCTGCGGAGCCCGAGCACGTGA
- a CDS encoding maleylpyruvate isomerase family mycothiol-dependent enzyme yields the protein MRPPVADVIEAHRALARLVAPLDDEQVRAASALPSWSRGHVLAHLTDNARMFARLAEHALRGELVPAYDGGVEERNAIIEAGAGRSAAEHRAALAARTAELEAVWGRLDDADWGRPVTFRDADLSATVHARWREAWIHMVDLDLGVRPADWPVELACHAIDFLLCRLPDGTRVRAGDVSREWSAGDGSGPVVTGRVRDLAAWLAGRTPAASPVAAEGLPALGPWPPHPPQRNG from the coding sequence ATGCGACCTCCCGTGGCCGACGTGATCGAAGCCCACCGGGCGCTGGCGCGTCTCGTCGCCCCGCTCGACGACGAGCAGGTCCGTGCCGCGTCCGCCCTTCCGTCCTGGTCGCGCGGGCACGTCCTGGCCCATCTCACCGACAACGCCCGCATGTTCGCCCGGCTCGCGGAACACGCCCTGCGGGGAGAACTCGTGCCCGCCTACGACGGCGGAGTCGAGGAGCGCAACGCGATCATCGAGGCGGGCGCGGGGCGCAGCGCCGCCGAGCACCGGGCCGCGCTCGCCGCGCGCACGGCCGAACTGGAGGCGGTCTGGGGGCGTCTCGACGACGCGGACTGGGGCCGCCCGGTGACCTTCCGCGACGCGGACCTCTCCGCGACGGTCCACGCCCGCTGGCGTGAGGCGTGGATCCACATGGTCGACCTGGACCTGGGCGTCCGGCCGGCGGACTGGCCCGTGGAACTGGCCTGCCACGCCATCGACTTCCTGCTGTGCCGGCTGCCGGACGGCACGCGCGTGCGCGCCGGGGACGTGTCCCGGGAATGGTCCGCCGGCGACGGGTCCGGCCCGGTGGTCACCGGGCGGGTGCGCGACCTGGCCGCCTGGCTGGCCGGACGCACCCCCGCCGCGTCGCCCGTGGCGGCGGAGGGGCTGCCCGCTCTCGGGCCGTGGCCGCCCCATCCGCCGCAGCGCAACGGGTGA
- a CDS encoding GNAT family N-acetyltransferase, whose product MIRSATVNDIPEIRTMIRELAAYERAVEQARATEEQLREALFGAHPAAFALIAEDDETGEAAGYALWFPRFSTWTGTRGMHLEDLYVRPSARGGGHGRALLASLAALCRRHGYDRFEWWVLDWNEPAIGFYKSLGAELLDEWKVCRLSGAPLEELAAQAPASDV is encoded by the coding sequence ATGATCAGGTCAGCCACCGTGAACGACATCCCCGAGATCCGGACGATGATCCGTGAACTCGCCGCGTACGAACGGGCCGTGGAGCAGGCCCGGGCCACCGAGGAGCAGCTGCGCGAGGCGCTGTTCGGGGCTCATCCGGCCGCCTTCGCGCTGATCGCCGAGGACGACGAGACGGGCGAGGCCGCGGGGTACGCCCTGTGGTTCCCGCGCTTCTCGACCTGGACGGGGACGCGGGGCATGCATCTGGAGGACCTGTACGTACGGCCCTCGGCGCGCGGTGGCGGACACGGCAGGGCGCTGCTCGCGTCCCTCGCCGCGCTCTGCCGGCGCCACGGCTACGACCGGTTCGAATGGTGGGTGCTCGACTGGAACGAGCCGGCGATCGGCTTCTACAAGTCGCTCGGCGCGGAGCTCCTGGACGAGTGGAAGGTGTGCCGGCTCAGCGGGGCGCCTCTCGAGGAGCTCGCGGCCCAGGCACCCGCGAGCGACGTCTAG